One genomic segment of Sander lucioperca isolate FBNREF2018 chromosome 10, SLUC_FBN_1.2, whole genome shotgun sequence includes these proteins:
- the wnt4b gene encoding wingless-type MMTV integration site family, member 4b isoform X1, giving the protein MNPLFLPPCPIISLFHTCSESLHHSPLLCPSSLARLPRSRPVSGAAPCARLRGLTPGQVGVCRARGEVMESVRKAAEMVIEECQHQFRNRRWNCSTTTRGINVFGRVMNQGTREAAFVHALSSAAVAVAVTRACTRGELERCGCDRKVRGVSPEGFQWSGCSDNLSYGVAFSQTFVDEPERAKGLSAGRPLMNLHNNEAGRKAILHNMQLECKCHGVSGSCELRTCWKVMPPFRRVGVVLKERFDGATEVRLTRIGSRTALLPCDPQVKPPAARDLVYLAPSPDFCHLDPDNGIPGTAGRRCNGTSRLAPDGCELVCCGPGYRAGRAEVVQRCSCKFSWCCSVRCEQCKNTVTIHTCRV; this is encoded by the exons ATGAATCCTCTCTTTTTGCCCCCTTGCCCAATTATTTCCCTTTTCCATACCTGCTCTGAGTCACTTCATCACTCCCCACTTTTGTGTCCCAGCTCCCTGGCGAGGTTGCCTCGCTCCAGGCCCGTGTCCGGTGCTGCCCCATGTGCGCGGCTGAGGGGCCTGACCCCAGGGCAGGTGGGGGTGTGCAGGGCGCGAGGGGAGGTCATGGAGTCCGTACGCAAGGCAGCCGAGATGGTCATAGAAGAG TGCCAGCACCAGTTCAGGAACCGCCGCTGGAACTGTTCCACCACCACACGTGGGATCAATGTATTTGGCAGAGTCATGAACCAAG GGACTCGTGAGGCGGCCTTTGTGCATGCTTTGTCCTCAGCAGCCGTGGCAGTGGCTGTGACCCGAGCCTGTACCCGCGGGGAGCTGGAGAGGTGTGGCTGTGACAGGAAGGTCAGGGGGGTCAGCCCCGAGG GCTTCCAGTGGTCAGGGTGCAGTGACAACCTGTCCTATGGTGTGGCTTTCTCCCAAACATTTGTGGATGAACCAGAACGAGCCAAGGGGCTGTCAGCGGGGCGACCACTCATGAACCTCCATAACAACGAGGCTGGCCGAAAG GCCATCCTTCACAACATGCAGCTGGAGTGCAAATGTCATGGCGTCTCCGGCTCCTGTGAGTTGAGGACCTGCTGGAAGGTTATGCCTCCATTCAGACGCGTCGGCGTTGTGCTCAAGGAACGCTTTGATGGAGCCACAGAG GTTCGCCTGACTCGTATAGGATCCAGGACAGCTCTGCTTCCCTGTGACCCCCAAGTCAAACCCCCTGCTGCCAGAGACCTTGTGTACCTTGCACCCTCCCCAGATTTCTGCCATCTCGACCCTGACAACGGTATCCCTGGGACTGCTGGTAGGAGATGTAACG GAACCTCTCGGCTGGCACCAGATGGCTGCGAGCTGGTGTGCTGCGGGCCAGGGTACAGAGCGGGCCGGGCTGAGGTGGTGCAGCGCTGCTCCTGCAAGTTCTCCTGGTGCTGCTCAGTCCGCTGCGAGCAGTGCAAGAACACAGTCACCATTCACACCTGTAGAGTCTAA
- the wnt4b gene encoding wingless-type MMTV integration site family, member 4b isoform X2, with the protein MPTVSTVNLTAPLLLLLLWATQPTMATNWLSLARLPRSRPVSGAAPCARLRGLTPGQVGVCRARGEVMESVRKAAEMVIEECQHQFRNRRWNCSTTTRGINVFGRVMNQGTREAAFVHALSSAAVAVAVTRACTRGELERCGCDRKVRGVSPEGFQWSGCSDNLSYGVAFSQTFVDEPERAKGLSAGRPLMNLHNNEAGRKAILHNMQLECKCHGVSGSCELRTCWKVMPPFRRVGVVLKERFDGATEVRLTRIGSRTALLPCDPQVKPPAARDLVYLAPSPDFCHLDPDNGIPGTAGRRCNGTSRLAPDGCELVCCGPGYRAGRAEVVQRCSCKFSWCCSVRCEQCKNTVTIHTCRV; encoded by the exons atgCCAACTGTCTCCACTGTCAATCTCACGGCACCACTCCTCCTCCTGTTGCTATGGGCAACCCAACCCACCATGGCAACCAACTGGCT CTCCCTGGCGAGGTTGCCTCGCTCCAGGCCCGTGTCCGGTGCTGCCCCATGTGCGCGGCTGAGGGGCCTGACCCCAGGGCAGGTGGGGGTGTGCAGGGCGCGAGGGGAGGTCATGGAGTCCGTACGCAAGGCAGCCGAGATGGTCATAGAAGAG TGCCAGCACCAGTTCAGGAACCGCCGCTGGAACTGTTCCACCACCACACGTGGGATCAATGTATTTGGCAGAGTCATGAACCAAG GGACTCGTGAGGCGGCCTTTGTGCATGCTTTGTCCTCAGCAGCCGTGGCAGTGGCTGTGACCCGAGCCTGTACCCGCGGGGAGCTGGAGAGGTGTGGCTGTGACAGGAAGGTCAGGGGGGTCAGCCCCGAGG GCTTCCAGTGGTCAGGGTGCAGTGACAACCTGTCCTATGGTGTGGCTTTCTCCCAAACATTTGTGGATGAACCAGAACGAGCCAAGGGGCTGTCAGCGGGGCGACCACTCATGAACCTCCATAACAACGAGGCTGGCCGAAAG GCCATCCTTCACAACATGCAGCTGGAGTGCAAATGTCATGGCGTCTCCGGCTCCTGTGAGTTGAGGACCTGCTGGAAGGTTATGCCTCCATTCAGACGCGTCGGCGTTGTGCTCAAGGAACGCTTTGATGGAGCCACAGAG GTTCGCCTGACTCGTATAGGATCCAGGACAGCTCTGCTTCCCTGTGACCCCCAAGTCAAACCCCCTGCTGCCAGAGACCTTGTGTACCTTGCACCCTCCCCAGATTTCTGCCATCTCGACCCTGACAACGGTATCCCTGGGACTGCTGGTAGGAGATGTAACG GAACCTCTCGGCTGGCACCAGATGGCTGCGAGCTGGTGTGCTGCGGGCCAGGGTACAGAGCGGGCCGGGCTGAGGTGGTGCAGCGCTGCTCCTGCAAGTTCTCCTGGTGCTGCTCAGTCCGCTGCGAGCAGTGCAAGAACACAGTCACCATTCACACCTGTAGAGTCTAA